In a single window of the Podarcis raffonei isolate rPodRaf1 chromosome 14, rPodRaf1.pri, whole genome shotgun sequence genome:
- the SCNN1G gene encoding amiloride-sensitive sodium channel subunit gamma, which produces MQPQPALSVNRDPAVSAISMAPAKKIKAKLKKTLPVTGPQAPTLRELMHWYCMNTNTHGCRRIVVSRGRLRRFLWILLTLTAVGLILWYCTQLVLNYYKASVSVTVQFHALPFPAVTICNINPYKYSAIKKHLAELDKETENALSSLYDFSGSNIRERRDAGDPEPSEDRKFHRYFPLKNLDNLTHQQPFPNPSSGSKRRMEANIISGGSSIVSVKNPQDIVGFQLCDSHNKSDCALYTFSSGVNAIQEWYKLHYMNIMAQISAEEKVNMSYSAEELILSCFFDGRSCDARNFTTFHHPMHGNCYTFNSGQNGSILNTTTGGSEYGLQVILYINEAEYNPFLVTSTGAKIVIHGQDEYPFIEDVGTEIETATATSIGMHFTKSKRLGYPYSNCKEDGSDVNVKKLYKNKTYSLQTCLHSCFQNEMVKKCGCAQYAQPLPDNAEFCNYKKYPDWMYCYYKQHEKFVKEQLDCQRSCTEACSLKEWTLTTSLAQWPSSASQKWMLKLLSWDKWNNRGETFKKEDLANLMVFYKDLNEREIKENPANDPVILVSNIGGQLGLWMSCSMVCVIEIVEVFFLDTICIILRRHWQKAKKWWRGKNTEQEEEEEEEEAEAESTPQNGLQGHDNPACTADDDDLPTFNTAMRLPLSLEHPPPRTPPPNYSTLRLASTFPEQLDDTLEVRTTK; this is translated from the exons ATGCAGCCCCAGCCGGCTCTCAGCGTCAATCGCGACCCCGCAG TGTCGGCCATTAGCATGGCGCCTGCCAAGAAGATCAAGGCCAAGCTCAAGAAGACATTGCCCGTGACCGGCCCCCAGGCGCCCACCTTGCGGGAGTTGATGCACTGGTACTGCATGAACACCAACACCCACGGCTGTCGACGCATCGTGGTCTCGCGGGGGCGCCTGCGCCGCTTCCTGTGGATCCTGCTCACGCTGACCGCCGTGGGACTGATCCTGTGGTACTGCACTCAGCTGGTCCTCAACTACTACAAAGCCTCTGTCTCTGTCACGGTCCAGTTCCACGCACTCCCATTCCCAGCCGTCACCATCTGTAACATCAACCCCTACAA GTACAGTGCCATCAAGAAACACCTGGCCGAGCTGGACAAAGAGACAGAGAACGCGCTGAGTTCCTTGTATGACTTTTCTGGAAGTAATATCAGGGAGCGCCGTGATGCTGGTGACCCTGAGCCAAGTGAGGACAGAAAATTCCACAGATACTTTCCCTTGAAGAATTTAGACAACCTCACTCACCAGCAGCCTTTTCCAAATCCCTCCTCTGGTTCCAAACGGCGCATGGAGGCAAACATCATTTCAGGGGGCTCCAGCATCGTCAGCGTCAAGAACCCCCAGGATATTGTGGGATTCCAGCTG TGTGACTCCCACAACAAGAGTGACTGTGCCCTTTACACCTTCAGTTCGGGTGTCAACGCCATCCAGGAGTGGTACAAGCTGCATTACATGAACATCATGGCCCAAATCAGTGCTGAAGAGAAAGTGAACATGAGCTACTCGGCAGAGGAGCTCATCTTGAGCTGCTTCTTTGACGGCCGTTCCTGCGATGCCAG GAACTTCACGACATTCCACCATCCGATGCACGGGAACTGCTATACCTTCAACAGTGGGCAGAACGGAAGCATCCTGAACACAACCACCGGTGGCAGTGAATACG GGCTGCAGGTGATCCTGTATATAAACGAAGCAGAGTACAACCCTTTCTTGGTGACATCTACGGGAGCCAAGATAGTGATTCACGGCCAGGATGAATATCCCTTCATCGAAGACGTCGGCACTGAGATAGAGACGGCCACAGCCACCTCCATCGGGATGCACTTT ACAAAGTCCAAAAGACTCGGCTATCCATACAGCAACTGCAAAGAGGACGGGTCTGATGTCAATGTGAAGAAGCTATACAAGAACAAAACTTACTCTTTGCAG ACCTGCCTCCATTCCTGCTTCCAGAATGAGATGGTGAAAAAGTGCGGCTGTGCCCAGTACGCCCAGCCCCTGCCTGATAATGCCGAGTTCTGCAACTACAAGAAATATCCAGACTGGA tgtATTGCTACTACAAACAGCATGAAAAGTTTGTGAAGGAGCAGCTGGATTGCCAGCGGAGCTGCACAGAGGCCTGCAG CTTGAAAGAGTGGACCCTCACCACCAGCCTTGCCCAGTGGCCTTCTTCAGCCTCTCAG AAATGGATGCTGAAACTTCTGTCATGGGATAAATGGAACAACCGTGGTGAGACCTTTAAAAA GGAAGACCTGGCAAACCTCATGGTGTTCTACAAAGATTTGAACGAGAGGGAAATCAAGGAGAATCCAGCAAATGAT CCCGTCATTCTTGTCTCCAACATTGGGGGCCAGCTGGGCCTCTGGATGAGCTGCTCCATGGTCTGTGTCATCGAGATTGTGGAGGTCTTCTTCCTCGACACCATTTGCATCATCCTGCGCCGCCACTGGCAGAAGGCCAAGAAGTGGTGGCGGGGTAAGAACAcggagcaagaggaggaggaggaggaagaagaggcagaggcagaatcAACCCCTCAAAATGGCCTGCAGGGCCACGACAACCCAGCCTGCACTGCAGACGACGACGACCTGCCCACCTTCAACACAGCCATGCGCCTGCCCCTCTCGCTGGAGCACCCACCCCCCAGGACCCCCCCGCCCAACTACAGCACCCTGCGGCTGGCCAGCACCTTTCCAGAGCAGCTGGATGACACCCTGGAGGTCCGGACAACCAAGTGA